In Coleofasciculus chthonoplastes PCC 7420, the sequence TGATATTTAGCCAAGTCAGGTTGGGCTTTAACTGCTGTTTCCCAATACCGTCGCACATCGCTGATATTATAGTTTGTATCCCCAGTTTGAAGCGACTGCCAAGCCAGACGTCCTCTCAAAAAACTGATGGTTGGATTATCCAATTGGGAGGGAGAAACAGCCTTTAACGCTGCATCGGCTTGAGACAATGCACCTCTATTGAGTAAAGCTTCAACCGCTTCCGTTCCGGCTTCGATATTTCCCTGACCCAATTGTTCGATCGCTATAGCGGTGACGCGACTGGTTTCGGCTTGCGCTAAGTTGATCTGATCTGAGTCTGAGGGTTGGGGTAGACTCGGCACAGGAGAATCAGGCGATGTAATTAACGTATCAGGTTGCGGCTGACGGTTCCAAACCAGGGCAAAACTTAATAGTGCGATCGCAACAGCACCAACTCCCAATCCAACCCACAGTTTAGGCGCAACTAACCAGGAACGCCATCCCTTTTGAGTCGGTTGCGCTGGCGAAGGTTTAGACTTAACCGTATCCTCAGATGACAGCCTTGCTGTTTTTGGCACAGACGTTGGTGCTGGCGCGGCTGAGGAAACCGGGGATTGCTGAGGCGGCGGGTTGGGTACGTCCTGATTCTCTTGTTCAGGCGCTGGTTGTGGGGGATGGTTCGGATCTAGGGGAGGTAATTTCGGTTCCTCGATCTCCGGCTCACTATCCAGTTGTTCGAGTAAATTCTTAATAAAGCTAGACGGATCATCCCCCTCATCTTCTGAGGGCGTCTCCTCTGAGGGCGTCTCATCGAGCCAATTTTGCCTCGGTTGATACTCATACTTAGCTAGGGGAGGTTTCTCCTCTAGCAGGAACTCATCCTCATCCTCTAACCTCGTTCTGTTTAACATCTGTTGTGTGAATAGTTCGGCGTCACTTTCATCAGAGACTAATGGCATATCTGGTGGTTCCGATAACTGTAATCGTTCTTCCCGATGGTGATAGTCATCGTCCACGTTGGTGAGGAATCCATCAAATTCGGGATGCAGGTAAAGTACAGGCAGCGCCCAATATAATTGGTTAGAGCCATAGGCAGAAATTAGCCCCTGTCGCGCTCGACTCAGACTCAGATCAATCGGATAGCCTTGATTGAGATTCCGATACAGGAGGCGAGTCAGGGTGAGTGCCACTTCATCAGGAATTCGCTCTGCCATTGCCAAAACCCCAGGAATACCTCGCTTGACCAAGGCTTCGGCTAAATTGCGCTCTTTGCCATTGTCTAAGGGGTCTGAGGTGGCTGTATAAGCGCCACGACAGGAATTAAATACGGCTAATTGCACGCCGTTATTTGCCAGCAATCCGGCTAAGTCATTACCGTTTAAGGTTTCCGTTAATCCGGTTTTATTACTAACTAAATAAACATCACCGCCAGAATCCCCCAGACTACTGTGACCTGCATAATGGAAGACTTGATATTGACCTTGTTCTAAAGCTTGGGTAAGTTGTTCTCGTCCCGGTTGTTCGAGAATGGTGAGTTGAATCGCCGGGGGTTCTTGGCGAGAACGGTTTTTGAGTTCTTCTTGTAGATGTGCTGCTTCCTGTGCCAGTTCTAAACTCTCTTGATCACTCGGTCCAGCAATGACCATAAGAATTTTCAGGACAGGATTAGGTTGAGGGGGGAGAGAATGAATTGGTCGCATCAACCCGGTGCTGAGTTGATACCGGGAGAAGGCGACATCCGTCCCCGTTGCCAAAGGGCGATCGCCTGCATGGAGAACTTCCCAGGGTAAGCGGGGTAAGCGATTTCCTTTGAGTCCCAGGCGTAGTCGTAATACAGTGCGTTGATTTTGCGCGATCGCTTGTGCCATCATCCAGCTATCACGCAAGCTCCCTTGAAATAAAGCATTATAGAGTTCCTGACCCAGCGCCACCAAGTTTTGGCAGGATTGACGCACTTGCTGATCGGAGTTAGGCAAGAAAAACAACTCATCCATACCGCCAGCCCCCCCTTGTAACAAGCCCAGAAGGGGATCATTCATCAGTTGTCTCGCTTGCGTTAACCACTCATCCATGGGCCAACGCACTTGTTCTTCTGCCAAAGGCACCCCGGGTGCGACTCGTTCAATCCGCACTAGATGCTGGTCATCCCCCAAAGGGGTCACAGAGATATGGAATTCCTGTGCCACTGCTATTGCCTGGTCAAGTTTGCTGAATGTCAAGGGTTTTTACTGGGTTTACAATATTTATCGCATTCATAGTGTCTTTAGATATAGATTGATTTAATTCTATGAAAGTTTCCTTATAGAGTTTAGGGACTCAGACGCGAGTCATGTATTCAATGAGACCTTTTGACCTTATGGATGAGGGGCGAGACATTAACCCTTGTTGAGAACCCTGGAATTTTTCGGCGGCGGATGCTACTGAACTCAAATTGAGGAACTGATCCAGGATTGTTCCGGATCAACCCCGCCTATTCCAGAAGAGTGGAATGGTAGATGCACCCTGATTGACGTTCCCTGGCTCACTGATTTGGGCTAGGGATTTTTTTTTAGCCCTAGTGGGTAAGCCACATCCAGCATTTTTCCGTTGCTATGTACATCGGGATGAAGGAGTTTTTCCGAATGTAGGGGTGGGTTTCACAATTATCGTTTTTTTTCGCCCCGATTTGACTAAACCTGCCCCTAGAGAAGGTTTCAGTTGTGATTGTACAGACTGGTTCTGTTTGGGTTCAGTTCAATCTCTCTTATCTTAGCAACGGTTGTCCGATAGGGATAAATCCGGAAATTCCTCTGGGAAAGGAAGTAGAAGTAGGGTGGGCATTGCCCACCAGCATACCAGTCATTACCTGTAGGGGAACGGCACTGCTGTAAGCTGTCATGCCTTTAAATTGGGTATACTCAAAGACTCAAAGACTCAACGACTCAACCAGCAAATTATTCTAGAACACTCAAAGAACCCTCGAAATCGAGGCAAAACCGATCCTGTTGATGGATATCATCGCGGACATAACCCGATGTGTGGTGACACGATTGAACTAACGATACAGCTTAATCCAACCGAGGATAAGATTGAAGATATTAAGTTTGAGGGAACAGGGTGTGCGATCGCGATCGCGTCAGCCGAATTTATGGCGGATACAGTACAGGGAAAAGCATAGCCGAAGCCTTCTAAAGTGAAAAGTTAATATAGAAACTATCTACCCGTAAATAGCAGTGAACAATCATGAGGATTCTGCTGGTTGAGGATGATCAGCGCATTGCTAAAGCGCTGGCGGAAACTCTGCAAGACCAACATTATATTGTTGATATGGCTACCGATGGCGAAGCGGGGTGGGATTTTGTCGAAGCATTCAGCTATAAACTCATCCTGCTGGATGTAATGCTACCTAAACTCGATGGAATTAGCTTTTGTCAACGCTTGCGACGTTCCGGTAAAATGACCCCGGTGCTGATGCTGACGGCTAAAGACACCAGCAATGATAAGGTGATCGGATTAGATGCAGGTGCAGATGATTATGTGGTGAAACCCTTTGACTTACCCGAATTAACCGCTCGCATTCGGGCATTACTGCGTCGAGGTAATTCTAGCCTACCCCCGGTGCTTGAATGGGAACGTCTGAGCCTCGATCCGAATACCTGTCAAGTGACTTATGCTGAACAACCCCTGCATCTGACACCCAAGGAATATGGTTTGCTGGAATTACTGTTACGAAGTCATGGTCGTGTGCAGAGTCGTAGCGCTATTTTAGAGCAGCTTTGGTCATGGGATGATCCACCCGGAGAAGAAGCGGTTAAGGTTCATATCAAAGACTTACGCAAGAAACTGAGAGCAGCCGGCGCTCCACCGGATTTGATTCAAACTGTTTATGGTATCGGGTATCGGCTGAAGCTTGCATGAGCCAAGGGAAAGACGTAGGGTCAGAGCGAAAAAATGTATAAATTTTTACCCAAATTTGGGTTCAAAACCAGGTTACCTAGGAGTAAAGCGAAAGGTCAAAATCCAAAACTCAGTCAGAGTTGGTTTCGCCAAAACGTTACCCTTAATAGCCAAAAGAAAATCCCTAAACCCGCTCCTACACACTCAAAACCTTGCCCTCTTTCCGAAGTAAAGCATCAAAACTCTGTCAGCCCCCAGTTTAAATCCTTGCGCTGGCGTCTATTGGGTTCTTATCTGATTGTTATGGTGGCAATTCGGGTAATATCCAATGGTGTGGTCTATGAATTTTTTGCCCATAGTCTCTATCAGCAATTAGATAAACGTCTGCTCAATTTAGCCCAAGCGGCGGCTCATAGTTTAGTGGCGATTAAGCAGGATAAAGATGCCGTTGATCAACCAGCTTATCGCCCTTTAGATGGAGATGGTGATCTCGACATTCCCTGGCAGAATCTGAGTAAACCGGATCAAGGTGTGGAGTGGTTTGGGGCGGATAAGCAACGATTAGCGATCTCTGGCACCCTTTCACCCACTTTTCCCCTGCAAGAAGGATTCCAGACAGGGGAACAAGGGCAGATTCGTACCTTAACGATTCCCGCGTACAGTTACAGCCAAGGACAACGACAACTCGAAGGTTATGTCCGCGCCAGTGAATCCACGGAGTCTGTGGAAGCTGTCCTCACCCAGTTACGTTGGGGATCAGGTGTAGCAGGTGTTCTGGCGTTAGGACTGATTGGAGTGGGCGGTATGTGGCTGACTCGGCAGTCGATGAAGCCCATTGAGCATAGTTTTCAGCAACTTAAACAGTTTACAGCCGATGCATCTCATGAGTTACGCAGCCCCCTGACGGCGATTAAGGCGTCAGTGGAAGTAATGCAGACTCATCCAGAACGGATTCATCCGGCGGATGTGGAAAAATTGGATGCGATCGCGTCGGCGACTAGCCAGATGAGTCGTTTGGTAGAGGATCTCCTGTTACTAGCCCGAACGGATGCGACAACCCCTGCACCAACCCGCGAATGGGCGGTGATTCCCCTTGACGAACTTTTGGAAGATGTTGAGGAACGTCTCGAACCCAACGCCGAAGCCCAAGATATGACTCTGAAACTATTACTACAACCTGACGTTTTTGTCAATGGAAATGCCTCTCAGCTTTTTCGTGTATTTTGTAATCTGCTCGAAAACGCTCTGCAATACACCTCATCAGGGGGTACAGTTACCCTGTCGATGAGTACAGATGAAACCTGGGTGGTTGTCAGTATAGAAGATACAGGAATTGGTATTGCTCCAGAACATTTACCCTTTATTTTTGATCGCCTGTGGCGAGCCGATAGAGCCCGAACTCAGCGCCAGGAGGGTTCTGGGTTAGGTTTAGCGATCGCCAAAGCTATTGCCCAACGTCATGGTGGAGACATTACGGTGAGGAGTAAGTTAGGAGTTGGCAGTTGTTTTCAGGTGTATCTACCTATATTTTCTTAGGGGTAAGCTGTTCGGCATTTAAACCTTAATGTCAATAATGACGAAATCCTTGCCGTAGTGCGTTAAGCGAAGCCATGCCGCAGGCTTTGCATCTTGCTCGCTACATCAAGCATCTTGCTCGCTACATCAAGCATCTTGCTCGCTACTAATACCCAATTTAAATGCATGACAGCTTAGGCACAACACTGAACACCTCGACCTATTTTTACCCAAAATCATGGTCTCGAACCATGTCTTTTTTTTTAGTCGGGGAACGGCACAGAAGAACCCCTAATGGTGGTGTGACGGAATACAACTTTTATTTCTTTACCGAATCTTTACATTTACCGTCTATTTTTTGTACCAAGCCATTCTCAGCGAGTGGCAAGGCTGTTTATACAGAGTATTAAGATACTAGAGATAATGAATTCAAAAGCTTTAATTGCTGAGTTTATCGGCACGTTTGCCTTAATATTTATTGGCGTTGGTGCGATCGCAACGAACTATATCATCAAAGGTGACACAGATGTCGATTTAGTCGCCATTGCTCTAGCCCACGGCTTAACCATTGCTGTCATGGTTAGCGCTACCGCCGCCATTAGTGGGGGTCATCTCAATCCAGCCGTCACCTTCGGCGCTTGGTTGGCGGGCAAAATTAATCTCAAAGATGGTTTGGGATATATTATTGTTCAGTGTTTAGGAGCCATCTTTGCTGCCAGTCTGATTAAGTTAGCGATACCCCTAGAGCCACTGGAAGCAATTAAAATGGGTACACCTGCACTAGGTAATGGAGAAACTCCAATTATGGGCTTAGTGCTGGAATTTATCCTCACCTTCTTTCTCGTCTTCGTGGTTTTTGGCACAGCGATGGATAAACGTGCCCCCCAAGTCGGCGGTTTGTTTATTGGGTTAACCGTTACCCTCGATATCCTGGCGGGTGGACCGATTAGTGGTGCCGCCATGAACCCTGCTCGTTATCTCGGTCCAGCTTTATTGGGAGGGGGACTCCAGTACATTTGGCTCTATTGGCTTGGTCCCTTAGCTGGTGGTGGTGCGGCGGCTTTAGTGTACCATTACCTGCTCGAAGACCGCAGTCAACGTGCGATCAAGTCTAAGGAGGGTGAAATGGACAATGCCTAACCAAGATAAACCTGTAATTGGGGGAGTTAACGACTTTCCCCAACTTTTCTTGGCACAACTGTGGTATCCACCCGAGTTCTTTACCTTTTCCACCTAAAGTCTTAACTACAGCCGGAAACGGTGATGGATAACGTCAGAAGTCTCAAGCCATGGAGGAGGGGATGTCCATGATACGCACCTTTCGTAAATACCACCGCCTAATCGCGATCGCTACCTGTCTCCCGTTAATTCTAACCGTGATTACTGGCATGGGTTACACCATTTTTGACGAATGGTTTCATCAAGACGAGATCGCTAGGATTCTGATGCAACTGCATACCTTAAAATTTTTGGGTCTTGAAACCATCTATCCGTTGTTGAATGGGTTGGGATTAGTGGGGTTGTTAGTGACAGGGTTGAGCATGACAGGTTTATTTAAAAAACGTCCATCTACCCCCAAAACAGGCAAATAATAAAATCCTGATTCCGGTTCCAACTTACCACTTAAGACGTGCCATGGCACGTCTCTACATAAGTGCCATGGCACGTCTCTACATAAGTGCCATGGCACGTCTCTACATAAGTGCCATGGCACGTTTCTACATAAAAGAGAAAACTATTTAATAACGAGGAGAGTGCAACGATGAGTCGTCCAATCAAAAAAACAGCTAAATTTGTATCAATTGCCGCCCTGGGAGTATTAGCATTAGTCGGTTGCACCCAGCAACCCCCAACTGCTACGGTTGAACCGTCAACATCGGTGACAACCCAAGAGGTTTCTCAGGAAACATCCAGCCCAGATGCAGTGACATTGAAAAACCTCCAAGCTGCCTATAATGGTGAATCCAATGCTCATGCTCGTTATCTAGCTTTTGCGAAAAAAGCAGAAACAGAGGGCTATCAACAAGTTGCTCGTCTCTTCCAAGCGGCTGCCCAAGCTGAGGCTATACATGCGGCTAATCACGCGGCTGTAATTCGCAAACTTGGAGCCAAACCGGAAGCAACGATTGAAACTCCAGAGGTTAAATCCACTCGAGAAAATCTGGAAGAAGCCATTAACGGAGAATCCTACGAGCGGGATACCATGTATCCGGAGTTCATTGAGCAGGCGAAGCAAAAAGGCAATCAAGAGGCAGTTCAAACCTTTACTTATGCCGTACAAGCTGAAACTGAACATGCTAAATACTACACTCAAGCCAAAGACAACCTCGAAGACTGGAAAGATGCTAAAATGGTGTTCTATGTTTGTCCTGAATGCGGATTTACCACCAATAATTTAAACTTTGAAAATTGCCCAGAATGTGGCACTGCCCAAAATTTGTTTGGGGAGGTTGTTTAGGGTGATGATTGCTAACGGATAGTTGGAAGAATTAAATTAAGCAATCGGATGCGGTATAGTGGTAGAGGCGCAAAGGTTGTGTCTCTACCTTAAGCTTAACCTCACATCATTAGAAATAGCTATCGTAAAGACTGTTTGACTTATGAATCGTCGAGACTTTCTAACTTGGGTGGGTATTGGTGGCATCGCTAGTTACTTGCCAGTTGCCATGGTTGCTTGTTCGCCAAAAACGGAGGAATCAACCTCTACAACTAACTCTACAACTAATACTACTCGTGCGGATGGATTTGAGTCGGTGGGTACAGTCGCTCAATTGGATCAAGACGGTGAAATCCTCAACGAAAAATTTTCAGCCGGTTCAATCTTAGTCGTGCGTGATCCAGAGGACTCGAACAGGATTATAGCGGTCAATCCTACCTGTACTCACACAGGCTGTACAGTAAAGTGGCAAGCCGAGCCAACCGAATTTGTCTGTCCCTGTCATGATTCTAAATTCGCCATCGATGGCACAGTTATTAAAGGACCCGCTAAAGATTCCTTGGCTGGTTATGAGGTGAAGCAAGAAGATGATTTAATTCTGGTCAAAGCTCGTTAAAACCAGCTTACACACAAAGGCAACTTATGGTAAGGGCACGATAGTATCCACCCGTGTCAACTTAAGCTCAACCCCTCACCCCCAGCCCCTCTCCCACGCCGGGGAGAGGGGAGCGGGGAGAGGGTTCCCCTTCTCCCGTGCAACAAAAGCTCCCGCATCCTCTGTCCTCCCCCCTGCCAAAAAAGCTCCCGCATCATCTGTCCTCCCCCCTCTTGTAGCAGGGCTAATTCATTGTGATGAGAGAAAATTAGGGCAACCAGGACTATTCATACCAAATCCGATTGCGAGAACCACCTTATAAATTAGAACAGCAAAACGCCATCAACAATGTTACATAAGGCTTTTACCGTTTTCAAAAATGTCTTTGTAAGGGGGGTATGGGAACTGGATTTGGTATCAGACGGCAAGACGACTCTGGGCTAGAAGAACACCATTAGAACAAATAGTTACTTTACGCGATCGCGAATAAACTAGGACTCACCTAGGAGCTGGTTACCACAAAGGTTCTGGGGTTTGGCTCAACAAGGCGATCGCGAATAAACTAGGACTCGCCTAGGAGCTGCTTACCATAAAGGTTTTGGGATTTGGCTCAACAACGCGAGTCGGCACATTTCTTATTAGCTGAAAAATTTGTTCCAGGTTATGACTAATCAGCCGAATTCCGGTGGTTATAGATGAATAGCCATTGTAGCGCAAGATAGTTAATACTAAACTACGAATAATAGAAAAATTAGCGGGAGCGTTACCTTGTCGCATCCGAGAATTATCTTCATCTAACACCACGTCTTTAACCCAATGTAAACGATTCTCGATGCCCCAGTGACCCCGAATACCTTGGGCAAATTGTGCTGCATTGATAGTCAGACTACTGATGTAATATACTATTTGGTGATAGGGTTTACCTGCTCGTGTACCAAAGCGTTCTACCTTAACTAAACGTTGCAAACCTTCCCAATCATAACTAATGCCACTCAGGTCATCAAAAACCGAGACGGAGCGAGTCGTAATGCGATCACTTCGGCGCTCTGTGGTGATATCAAGGCTAACAGGTAACCTTTGTTCAGTAGTCAGCTTAATTTGTTCATGTAGACGTTTTTGATTACCCTTAACAGCAATCACATAATCATTGCCACCTTCTATAATTAACTGTACAGTTTTTTTTGGCAATGTAAGGAATCCAAAGTGAAAACAACTCCTTCTAGGTCTAAAGTAGCTAGGAGATTTTGCACAACAGCAATTTCACTCCCTTGTTTGTTGTGAAATTGTTGGAGAGCAATGGGAACTCCTTTTTGAGCGCTGAATACCGAAACTACATTAATAAAATCTTGATAAGCTTGGTCGTAATTGCTGACAGTAGCCTTAATACTTTTACCATCAACTCCTAACCAGTCTTGTTCTCCCTGAGGAAGACTACTATATACCCAATTATTAAAAATATTAGCTAAATCTGTAAAATCTATTCCCATCATCACCCGCCGAAAAGTGGAGTCAGAAGGAAAACGAGTCGGAGGTAATTGCAGAGTTGTCACCAATGCCTCATGATGCCTCCGACAAAAATCTTCCAGGGCACGATAACCTAAACAATCACTCAGAGTTCCCATAATCACCAGCAAAAGAAGTAACCACAAAGGATAACGCCGTCCTCTTGCGGCACGAAAGTCTGGCACTTGGGTTAAGGCTTCCAGGAGATTGACCTTCATAGCAAGCAAATGACTCGATTAAACTATGGCTGCAAGATTTAGTTTACGCTAAATTCTGGTCGTCCTAATTTTCTCTCATCACAATGAATTAGCCCTGCCTCTTGTAGGGGGGAACGAGGGGGGTCCGGAGTTGGGGTTAGGGGATGAGGGGGAAAATGTCAAGGAGTAGATAGCCACAGTTTAAAACCTTACCAGCATTGGTTTTCGACCTTAAGTTGATACCAATGGATAGTATCGTGCCCCTACGAATGGTAACTTAGATGTCAAGAAACTTAAGTTCTAGGAGAGTCTAAAATGATGTGTCTGTAGACTGGCGATTTATCCCATGCCGCCTGAACCTTCGCTCACCTGAACCTTCGCTCAGGTCAGAATATTGGACTTAAGGGTTGTCGCTGTCTCTAGCTAACCGAAACCTCCATCAGTTCTTGGAGCAAAGCATTGCTATCTTGACTTATTGAGGGTTCTGGATGTTTGGCGATAATTACCGGAGTGTCTCCCATTTCACTATCGGGGATAGCTTGGAGAAGGTAAACCTGTTGGGGGTTCACATTGGCAATCACCTGGGGTGAATGAGTCGCTACAATAAACTGACAGTTGGGGAAAGTGCGAGTCAGTGCTGGTACAATCTCATGTTGCCATTTCGGATGCAGGTGGAGTTCAATCTCATCAATCAGAACCACACCACTCCCTTCTAGGGGATTCGCTAACCCCGGATTCGCGATCGCTAATCGTTTGGCTAAATCGGCGGCGAGTGAGAGTAAGCCTTTTTCACCTTCTGATAGTTGATTAACGACTAATTCTCGACCTTGTTTCGTCACTGTCATCCGTAAGGGGGCACGTCGCACCCGCAAGTTAGCAAAACCGGGTAACAGACAGGATATCGCTTGTCGGATGGCTTCTAGGAGGATATCGCGGTGTTCGGGATTATCTCGACGCCATTCGTTTTCTAGATCCTCCAGATCCTTAAACCACTCAAAGAAGCTGCTAAAGTTAATCGACACACCCGTTAATGCGTGGTCATAAATCGCTAGTTGGTTTGACCAATAGTATTTCGTTGCTTCTTGGGTAACCTTGTCGCAAAACTGGCGGTTGACGGGATAGTAAACCACGACGGGTAAATTCACATTCAGATTGTTTTGCAACTGATTCTTAATTCGCAAACAAATTCCTTCTAATTCTCGAATGTTCCCGCCTCTGGGTCGTCCCTTGGTATTGGATAATGAGAGAAACCAACTGATCTGCCGTTCTCTCAGGGAAATCGTGATCTCATTTTTGGTTTGATGGGCGCCATTGGCGATATCTTCCTGACTAAAAAAATGTCGCGGAATTTTCCGTTCTTCCGTAATGTCCTGTTCGTTAATAAAATGTCCCGTTCCAATCGGATCTTGAAGTTCCGCCACAAAATGGGAAAGCAGGAGTGCGATACAGTCGAGAATACTGGATTTTCCCGTTCCGTTGATCCCCACCAAGACTGTCGGTTCAGTCTCATGGAACTCCAGCGTCAGATCGCCGATGCCACGGAACGAGTTGATTTTCAGGCGCTTGACTTTCATGGCTTATAGTAGGCTGATGGCAATAAAATGACACCGGGATGAAAAAGCAGCAATTGTTGTTGATACTGCTGATGATACTCTGATCAGTTGAGCTTGTCCGGCAAAAGCCTCATGCAATTGAGCAAATAACTCCTTAGATGGACGTTGTACAAACGTACCCTGACACGTCTAGAACTTATAGCAAGTCGCTCTGGTGTATTTACAACTCCCGTACCTGAAGCTGAGTTCAGATGGGATGTTCGTACAAACAAAGTGTAACTAGACCAGCGCGAAGCGCTATAAATGCGTAACCTTTGATGATCTGTTAACTGGGGTTACGCCAGCCGACGCCGACGCTTTAGGGAGCAATCCCTAGGGAAGCTTCCCAGAAATAAACGCGATCGCAATATTGAAATCTGCTACTGCTATTACAGCGGGCTTCCAGGGAAACGTTTTGCGTGTTGCTCACATCCAGCGATACAACAGCAGGTTCTCCTCCGGGTACAACGGTTCGAGATTCAGCCTCTACCCCATCTATATACACATTAACAAGAACGCTGGGACTACCTTGGTCGTTATCGCGCATACCAAACGCTAATTGCAAAGTCTGAAAGTTAACATCCTCTTCATTGGGTTGCAGTCTACAGGTCAATGATGCCCGCGTATCGCCCGAACCCATATAAAATCGTGATGAGTAAACCGCTTTATTTACCACCACGTTTTCACTTCGACGTCTCCAGTTACCGATCCCCGTATCCACACAATTTAGCCTCAGTAGAAAGGTTGAGCGTTCTTGCGCTTGCACAATTTGCTGACTTGGGGCAGTCAACGCCGCAAATAGAAGTCCACTGGCAATAATTTTCTGAATCAGTTTGCTTTTCATCTGCATTGAGTAGATCACCCACACCAATAGGTGTCAATACTACATCATCCCATGGGTAGAGGTGCAGGGAATAGAGTTTATCTCAGCAGTGCTGGTATAGCAACCGCCATAGCTGTTAGGACACATCATTTATGTAGAGACGTTGCATGCAACGTCTCTACAATGGTGCCGAAAGTCCTAATCGATGTGTCTACTGCTATATCATCCCTTGATCAAAGATTTGACCCTTTGTATCAATACCACGAATTAGGATGCGATCGCTATACACTTCATAAGCTGCAAAACTTAGCTGTGAGGCAGAATGGGCAGTCCATGGCGAACGCCCGACAGGGCGAACTCCAGCACCCGCACCACAAATTAAATAGGTTGTCCCATTAATCGGGAGAGTCCGTTCGTAGTGGTGGTCATGACCATTAATATAGAGTTGCACGCCGTATTTTTGAAACAAGGGAGTCAGGGTTTCAATAAACCTTTGATTCAATCCGTAGTGACCCGATGAATAAATTTGATGATGTCCAAACACAATCTTCCAGGGCGCATCGCTACGGCTGAGTTCCTGTTCTAACCAGGGTAACTGACGCTGCCAATCCGCCTTGGCGTTTGTATCCAGCGCCCAAAATTGGACTGATCCCCGGCGAAAGGTATAGTATCGTCCCTGCATGTTGAAACCCGGATATCGGACTTGGGGATCACCGTTGGCGGTGCGGATGTCATGGTTCCCCAGACAAGCGTGAAATTTTACCCCCTTTTCGAGTAAGGCTTGATAGGGTTTTTCAAAGACTGCCTCTACCTTTTCAATTTCGCCATTGTTATAAATATTGTCACCTGCCATAATCACCAACTCGTAGGGATTCTGTTGATAATAAGCCGTCATTGCCTTTGCCACCGCATATTGTCCGGCTGCACCTGTGCCTGTATCCGCAATAGACACAAAGCGTAACAGAGGAGGATGAGTGAAGTCGTTCTGGGTATCCGTTGAGGGTGTTGGTTCAGGAGTCTGGGAATGGGTATCACTCGTCTGAGTCGTTTGACGGGCGAAGAGATTACTGCCAACAGCAATAACC encodes:
- a CDS encoding response regulator transcription factor; the encoded protein is MRILLVEDDQRIAKALAETLQDQHYIVDMATDGEAGWDFVEAFSYKLILLDVMLPKLDGISFCQRLRRSGKMTPVLMLTAKDTSNDKVIGLDAGADDYVVKPFDLPELTARIRALLRRGNSSLPPVLEWERLSLDPNTCQVTYAEQPLHLTPKEYGLLELLLRSHGRVQSRSAILEQLWSWDDPPGEEAVKVHIKDLRKKLRAAGAPPDLIQTVYGIGYRLKLA
- a CDS encoding rubrerythrin family protein, whose protein sequence is MSRPIKKTAKFVSIAALGVLALVGCTQQPPTATVEPSTSVTTQEVSQETSSPDAVTLKNLQAAYNGESNAHARYLAFAKKAETEGYQQVARLFQAAAQAEAIHAANHAAVIRKLGAKPEATIETPEVKSTRENLEEAINGESYERDTMYPEFIEQAKQKGNQEAVQTFTYAVQAETEHAKYYTQAKDNLEDWKDAKMVFYVCPECGFTTNNLNFENCPECGTAQNLFGEVV
- a CDS encoding CHAT domain-containing protein gives rise to the protein MTFSKLDQAIAVAQEFHISVTPLGDDQHLVRIERVAPGVPLAEEQVRWPMDEWLTQARQLMNDPLLGLLQGGAGGMDELFFLPNSDQQVRQSCQNLVALGQELYNALFQGSLRDSWMMAQAIAQNQRTVLRLRLGLKGNRLPRLPWEVLHAGDRPLATGTDVAFSRYQLSTGLMRPIHSLPPQPNPVLKILMVIAGPSDQESLELAQEAAHLQEELKNRSRQEPPAIQLTILEQPGREQLTQALEQGQYQVFHYAGHSSLGDSGGDVYLVSNKTGLTETLNGNDLAGLLANNGVQLAVFNSCRGAYTATSDPLDNGKERNLAEALVKRGIPGVLAMAERIPDEVALTLTRLLYRNLNQGYPIDLSLSRARQGLISAYGSNQLYWALPVLYLHPEFDGFLTNVDDDYHHREERLQLSEPPDMPLVSDESDAELFTQQMLNRTRLEDEDEFLLEEKPPLAKYEYQPRQNWLDETPSEETPSEDEGDDPSSFIKNLLEQLDSEPEIEEPKLPPLDPNHPPQPAPEQENQDVPNPPPQQSPVSSAAPAPTSVPKTARLSSEDTVKSKPSPAQPTQKGWRSWLVAPKLWVGLGVGAVAIALLSFALVWNRQPQPDTLITSPDSPVPSLPQPSDSDQINLAQAETSRVTAIAIEQLGQGNIEAGTEAVEALLNRGALSQADAALKAVSPSQLDNPTISFLRGRLAWQSLQTGDTNYNISDVRRYWETAVKAQPDLAKYHNALGFAYYAEGDFERANNAWLDALTLIEQEQIDADVAGNGAKKEALTAYAGLALGFWKSAQPQPAEKRTNLLNESLKLRKKVLQDDPVNFQPDALSQNWLWSEQAIQDWRSLLGETQ
- a CDS encoding MIP/aquaporin family protein translates to MNSKALIAEFIGTFALIFIGVGAIATNYIIKGDTDVDLVAIALAHGLTIAVMVSATAAISGGHLNPAVTFGAWLAGKINLKDGLGYIIVQCLGAIFAASLIKLAIPLEPLEAIKMGTPALGNGETPIMGLVLEFILTFFLVFVVFGTAMDKRAPQVGGLFIGLTVTLDILAGGPISGAAMNPARYLGPALLGGGLQYIWLYWLGPLAGGGAAALVYHYLLEDRSQRAIKSKEGEMDNA
- a CDS encoding peptidase yields the protein MIRTFRKYHRLIAIATCLPLILTVITGMGYTIFDEWFHQDEIARILMQLHTLKFLGLETIYPLLNGLGLVGLLVTGLSMTGLFKKRPSTPKTGK
- a CDS encoding sensor histidine kinase, which encodes MRWRLLGSYLIVMVAIRVISNGVVYEFFAHSLYQQLDKRLLNLAQAAAHSLVAIKQDKDAVDQPAYRPLDGDGDLDIPWQNLSKPDQGVEWFGADKQRLAISGTLSPTFPLQEGFQTGEQGQIRTLTIPAYSYSQGQRQLEGYVRASESTESVEAVLTQLRWGSGVAGVLALGLIGVGGMWLTRQSMKPIEHSFQQLKQFTADASHELRSPLTAIKASVEVMQTHPERIHPADVEKLDAIASATSQMSRLVEDLLLLARTDATTPAPTREWAVIPLDELLEDVEERLEPNAEAQDMTLKLLLQPDVFVNGNASQLFRVFCNLLENALQYTSSGGTVTLSMSTDETWVVVSIEDTGIGIAPEHLPFIFDRLWRADRARTQRQEGSGLGLAIAKAIAQRHGGDITVRSKLGVGSCFQVYLPIFS